From the genome of Mugil cephalus isolate CIBA_MC_2020 chromosome 2, CIBA_Mcephalus_1.1, whole genome shotgun sequence, one region includes:
- the LOC125003432 gene encoding complement C3-like isoform X1, with protein sequence MEPSRRMFGTQLCLLATLIFSLNCLTDGSPMKVMSAPNLLRVGTTENIFVECQDCTDDSVFAVVISVMDYPSKSKRLAFTSVTLNSGNAFQGFGQIQIPDEDFSRDPSRNQYVYLQAHFPDVKLEKIVLVSFHYGYIFIQTDKTLYTPNSKVHYRMFALTPRMEPVERINGTLTDTSIAIEFVTPEGITLPYGPVSLKSGIYSGYFQLYEVVSTGLWKVVARFQSKPQMSYSAEFEVKDYVLPSFEVKLTSQSSFFYVDGTDLTVDIRATYLFDEAVDGTAYGLFGVVYQDEKMTFPSSLQRVTIERGEGQVTLQRQHITQTFENIHDLVGSSIFVAVSVLTDSGEKRNEMVEAELKGIQIVTSAYAINFKKTPKYFKPGMSFDVVIEVVHPDGSPAKSVPVVVVPNEVKGLTAANGMARLSINTPDNPQPLTITAKTENPRISSAMQATANMTALPYTSKSNSYIYIGVDVAEVQPGDNMKINLVLNRQENAENDITYLILTRGQLVNYGRYRTKDQVLISLMIPITKEMLPSFRIVAYYHPSDNEVVSDSVWVDVKDSCMGSLTVAPSNPSASHAPLSTFSLKVTGDPGATVGLVAVDKGVYVLNNKYRLTQKKVWDFVEKHDTGCTPGGGKDSMSVFYDAGLLFESNIVSGTPYRQELKCPAAPSRSRRATDMMNITTSLFSQYKDKLQRDCCLDGMRDTPLSYTCERRSEYIWDGVACIEAFLHCCKEMEKQRAEKKREGLQLGRSDEDDNSYADTNDITSRTKFPESWLWSEIKLPTCPPETPDCDTTTFQRNIPFPDSITTWQFTGISLSRTHGICVADPLEIIVRKNFFIDLRLPYTAVRGEQIEIKAVLHNYYSDLLTVRVDLIETEHLCSAASKRGKYRQEVKIGAQSTRAIPFIIIPTRDGQYRIEVKAAAKDSLSAISDGIMKMLRVVPEGLLIKSSQTVTLDPTKNGVDGKQVEIINSRIPRRDFIPNTPTSTQVSVTGRQQVNVVKNTISGEPMDRLIYQPSGCGEENMIHMTMSVIATTYLDKTNQWESMGIERRYEALEHIRTGYTNQLAYRKNDGSFAGYPDRPSSTWLTAYVAKVFAMAHNLVRVESSVICDAVNILIQKAQQPDGLFAEVGQVSHSEMTGNVLSIDEDASMTAFCLIAMQESRTICATTLNRLTDSIDKAVAYLEKRLPSLVNPYSVAMTSYALANENKLNRDILFKFGSPDLSHWPVPTGRRDTLEATAYALLALVKDKAFEEAQPVVRWFNRQQRVHGGYGSTQATLIVYQAVAEYWTTEKPDYYVNVDILLPGRSKPNKYYFNKETQFGTRTSKVNSINQDVKVTATGPGAATLTMVSLYYILPIERETNCQKFNLSVQLIPEKMDEAQSIYKLKIEVLYKDVRDATMSVLDIGLLTGFTVNTKDLDLLSRGRARTIAKYRLNPDESERGLLTIHLDKVSHTKPEEITFRIHQTLKVGVLQPAAVSVYEYYNHQDGNKTQCVKFYHPEKRDGQLLRLCRNDECTCAEENCSMQKKDNVDNSVRTAKVCETTLTSKIDFVYKVRLVEFRDGLSTDIYTVEVLEVIKEDASCFLPGSYDVGPQGKQRTFLGYSHCRVALDLRTGKTYLIMGTSKDIYKDEQSRLYQYVLGEKTWIEYWPTETECKTPKFNETCSGMDEMVEDFTKRGCRN encoded by the exons CTCCAAT GAAGGTCATGTCTGCCCCCAACTTGTTGCGCGTTGGAACGACAGAAAACATCTTTGTGGAGTGTCAGGACTGCACAGATGACAGTGTTTTTGCTGTCGTAATCAGCGTAATGGACTATCCCAGCAAGTCCAAACGGCTGGCATTCACATCTGTTACCCTTAACAGTGGAAACGCATTTCAGGGATTTGGACAAATTCAG ATCCCAGATGAAGACTTCAGTAGGGACCCCAGCAGGAATCAATATGTTTACCTGCAAGCTCACTTTCCTGATGTAAAACTCGAGAAAATCGTCTTAGTGTCCTTCCACTATGGCTACATCTTCATACAGACAGACAAGACCCTGTACACACCCAACAGCAAAG TTCATTATAGGATGTTTGCATTGACACCGCGCATGGAGCCTGTGGAGAGGATTAACGGGACCCTCACTGACACTTCCATAGCCATTGAGTTTGTG actcCTGAAGGCATAACTTTGCCGTATGGTCCAGTCTCTTTGAAATCAGGGATCTACTCTGGATATTTCCAACTTTATGAAGTTGTCAG cactgGACTGTGGAAAGTGGTGGCGAGATTCCAAAGCAAACCACAGATGAGCTACTCTGCAGAGTTTGAGGTCAAAGACTATG TGCTGCCCAGTTTTGAGGTTAAACTGACAAGTCAGAGCTCTTTCTTCTACGTGGATGGCACAGACCTCACTGTCGACATCCGAGCTAC GTATCTGTTTGACGAAGCCGTGGATGGGACAGCCTACGGGTTGTTTGGGGTTGTGTATCAGGATGAAAAGATGACTTTTCCCAGCTCGCTTCAGAGAGTGACG ATTGAGAGAGGTGAAGGACAGGTCACACTGCAGcgacaacacatcacacaaacCTTTGAGAACATCCACGATCTGGTGGGGAGCTCCATATTTGTGGCAGTCAGTGTGCTGACAGACAGCGGTGAGAAAC GAAATgaaatggtggaggcagagctgaaAGGTATCCAGATTGTCACATCAGCTTACGCCATCAACTTCAAGAAAACGCCCAAATATTTCAAACCGGGAATGTCCTTTGATGTTGTG attGAAGTGGTGCACCCTGATGGCTCTCCGGCAAAAAGTGTTCCAGTGGTGGTTGTTCCAAATGAAGTCAAGGGCCTCACTGCAGCCAATGGCATGGCAAGGCTTTCTATTAATACGCCGGACAATCCTCAACCACTTACAATCACA GCAAAGACTGAGAACCCTCGTATTTCATCTGCAATGCAAGCAACAGCCAACATGACAGCTCTCCCATATACCTCTAAAAGCAACAGTTACATCTACATAG GTGTGGATGTAGCAGAAGTCCAACCAGGAGATAACATGAAAATTAACCTCGTCCTCAACAGGcaggaaaatgcagaaaatgacaTCACTTACCTG ATCCTGACCCGAGGTCAGCTGGTGAATTATGGGCGTTACAGGACAAAAGACCAAGTACTCATTTCCCTGATGATTCCCATTACCAAAGAAATGCTGCCATCATTCCGCATTGTGGCTTACTACCATCCTAGTGACAATGAAGTGGTGTCAGactctgtgtgggtggatgtAAAAGACTCCTGCATGGGTTCG CTGACAGTGGCACCATCAAACCCTTCTGCATCTCATGCGCCTCTCAGTACATTCAGCCTGAAAGTGACAGGAGATCCAGGGGCCACAGTGGGGCTGGTGGCTGTTGACAAAGGCGTCTACGTCCTCAACAACAAGTACCGTCTCACCCAGAAAAAG GTGTGGGATTTTGTAGAGAAACATGACACAGGCTGCACACCAGGTGGAGGGAAGGACAGTATGAGTGTCTTCTATGATGCCGGATTGCTGTTTGAGAGTAATATAGTGTCTGGCACTCCCTACAGACAAG AACTGAAATGTCCGGCAGCTCCCAGCAGGAGCAGACGAGCCACTGATATGATGAACATCACCACCAGCTTAT TTAGTCAATATAAAGACAAACTTCAACGTGACTGTTGTTTGGATGGCATGAGGGACACCCCCCTCTCATACACCTGTGAGAGGCGCAGTGAGTACATCTGGGACGGTGTAGCCTGCATCGAGGCCTTCCTGCACTGCTGCaaggagatggaaaagcagAGGGCTGAGAAGAAGCGGGAAGGCCTACAACTGGGACGCA GTGATGAGGATGACAACAGTTACGCGGACACCAATGATATAACTTCTCGCACTAAGTTCCCTGAAAGTTGGCTCTGGTCAGAAATCAAACTTCCTACGTGCCCACCAGAAACACCTGACTG CGACACAACAACCTTTCAGagaaatattccttttcccGACTCCATCACCACCTGGCAGTTCACAGGCATCAGTCTGTCAAGAACTCATG GAATCTGCGTTGCCGATCCATTAGAAATAATTGTCCGGAAAAATTTCTTTATTGACCTCAGACTGCCGTACACTGCTGTCCGCGGAGAGCAGATAGAAATTAAGGCAGTCCTCCACAACTACTACTCTGATCTTTTAACT GTGCGTGTGGATCTTATTGAGACGGAGCATCTGTGCAGTGCCGCTTCTAAGCGTGGGAAATACCGTCAGGAGGTTAAAATTGGAGCTCAGAGCACACGTGCTATACCCTTCATAATTATTCCCACAAGAGATGGACAATACCGCATCGAGGTCAAAGCAGCTGCTAAAGACTCCCTCAGTGCCATCAGTGATGGAATCATGAAGATGCTGCGGGTGGTG CCTGAAGGCTTACTGATCAAATCTTCTCAGACTGTAACTTTGGACCCCACTAAAAATGGAGTAG ACGGTAAACAAGTGGAAATCATCAACAGTAGAATTCCTCGTAGAGACTTTATCCCAAACACACCCACCAGCACACAGGTCTCTGTGACAG GAAGACAGCAGGTAAATGTGGTAAAGAACACTATCAGTGGGGAACCAATGGACAGACTGATCTACCAGCCTTCCGGCTGTGGAGAGGAGAACATGATCCACATGACCATGTCTGTCATTGCAACCACATATTTGGACAAAACCAACCAGTGGGAGAGCATGGGCATCGAGAGACGTTACGAAGCCCTCGAACACATAAGAACTG GATACACAAACCAACTGGCCTACCGTAAAAACGATGGGTCTTTTGCTGGATATCCAGATCGCCCAAGCAGCACCTG GCTGACAGCATATGTTGCCAAGGTGTTTGCAATGGCTCATAATCTAGTGAGAGTGGAAAGCTCGGTGATCTGCGATGCTGTCAACATTCTGATTCAAAAGGCACAACAACCTGATGGATTGTTTGCAGAAGTTGGACAAGTGTCCCATAGTGAGATGACT GGTAATGTCCTCAGCATAGATGAGGACGCCTCCATGACGGCCTTCTGCCTCATTGCCATGCAGGAGTCACGAACAATATGTGCCACTACGCTTAAT AGGCTGACAGACAGCATAGACAAGGCAGTGGCCTACCTGGAGAAGCGCCTGCCGAGCTTAGTCAACCCTTATTCTGTTGCCATGACTTCGTATGCCCTGgccaatgaaaacaaactgaaccGGGACATCCTCTTCAAGTTTGGTTCCCCAG aTTTATCCCACTGGCCTGTACCTACGGGACGCCGTGACACACTAGAGGCCACAGCTTATGCTCTTCTAGCTCTAGTCAAGGACAAG GCCTTTGAGGAAGCCCAACCTGTTGTCAGATGGTTCAACAGACAGCAGAGGGTGCATGGAGGCTATGGATCAACACAA GCCACCCTGATAGTGTATCAGGCTGTCGCAGAGTACTGGACCACTGAGAAACCAGATTATTATGTGAATGTGGACATCCTATTGCCGGGCAGGTCGAAGCCTAACAAGTACTACTTTAACAAGGAAACCCAGTTCGGCACAAGAACctccaaa gtCAATAGTATAAACCAAGATGTGAAGGTGACTGCCACAGGCCCAGGAGCAGCAACACTGACG ATGGTGTCGCTGTATTACATTCTGCCTATAGAGAGGGAAACTAACTGTCAGAAGTTTAACCTGTCGGTGCAGCTCATCCCAG AAAAGATGGATGAAGCCCAGAGTATATATAAGCTGAAGATAGAAGTGTT GTATAAGGACGTGCGTGATGCTACCATGTCAGTCTTGGATATTGGCTTGCTCACCGGCTTCACTGTTAACACAAAAGACCTGGACTTA TTGTCTAGAGGACGTGCCCGCACTATTGCAAAATACAGACTGAACCCCGATGAGTCAGAAAGAGGCTTGCTCACCATCCACCTGGACAAG GTTTCTCACACAAAACCAGAGGAGATCACTTTTAGGATCCATCAGACGCTGAAAGTGGGTGTCTTGCAACcagctgctgtgtctgtctATGAATACTACAACCATCAAGACGGCAACA aaacacaatgtgTGAAATTCTACCATccagagaagagagatggaCAGCTGCTGCGTCTCTGCAGAAATGATGAATGCACATGTGCTGAAG AGAACTGCAGTATGCAGAAGAAGGACAACGTAGACAATAGTGTGCGCACAGCCAAAGTTTGTGAGACTACACTGACCAGCAAAATAGATTTCG TGTACAAGGTGAGACTGGTGGAGTTTAGAGACGGCTTGTCCACTGACATTTACACAGTGGAGGTGCTGGAAGTCATCAAAGAAG ACGCCTCGTGTTTCTTGCCAG GAAGTTATGATGTGGGTCCTCAGGGTAAACAGCGCACCTTCCTAGGTTATTCACACTGCAGAGTGGCTTTAGATCTAAGGACAGGGAAAACCTACCTCATCATGGGCACTTCCaaagatatatataaagatGAACAGAGTCGATT GTATCAGTATGTGCTCGGTGAGAAAACCTGGATCGAGTACTGGCCTACAGAAACGGAGTGTAAAACTCCGAAATTCAATGAGACCTGTTCGGGCATGGATGAAATGGTCGAAGACTTCACAAAGCGTGGGTGCCGGAATTag
- the LOC125003432 gene encoding complement C3-like isoform X3 → MEPSRRMFGTQLCLLATLIFSLNCLTDGSPMKVMSAPNLLRVGTTENIFVECQDCTDDSVFAVVISVMDYPSKSKRLAFTSVTLNSGNAFQGFGQIQIPDEDFSRDPSRNQYVYLQAHFPDVKLEKIVLVSFHYGYIFIQTDKTLYTPNSKVHYRMFALTPRMEPVERINGTLTDTSIAIEFVTPEGITLPYGPVSLKSGIYSGYFQLYEVVSTGLWKVVARFQSKPQMSYSAEFEVKDYVLPSFEVKLTSQSSFFYVDGTDLTVDIRATYLFDEAVDGTAYGLFGVVYQDEKMTFPSSLQRVTIERGEGQVTLQRQHITQTFENIHDLVGSSIFVAVSVLTDSGEKRNEMVEAELKGIQIVTSAYAINFKKTPKYFKPGMSFDVVIEVVHPDGSPAKSVPVVVVPNEVKGLTAANGMARLSINTPDNPQPLTITAKTENPRISSAMQATANMTALPYTSKSNSYIYIGVDVAEVQPGDNMKINLVLNRQENAENDITYLILTRGQLVNYGRYRTKDQVLISLMIPITKEMLPSFRIVAYYHPSDNEVVSDSVWVDVKDSCMGSLTVAPSNPSASHAPLSTFSLKVTGDPGATVGLVAVDKGVYVLNNKYRLTQKKVWDFVEKHDTGCTPGGGKDSMSVFYDAGLLFESNIVSGTPYRQELKCPAAPSRSRRATDMMNITTSLFSQYKDKLQRDCCLDGMRDTPLSYTCERRSEYIWDGVACIEAFLHCCKEMEKQRAEKKREGLQLGRSDEDDNSYADTNDITSRTKFPESWLWSEIKLPTCPPETPDCDTTTFQRNIPFPDSITTWQFTGISLSRTHGICVADPLEIIVRKNFFIDLRLPYTAVRGEQIEIKAVLHNYYSDLLTVRVDLIETEHLCSAASKRGKYRQEVKIGAQSTRAIPFIIIPTRDGQYRIEVKAAAKDSLSAISDGIMKMLRVVPEGLLIKSSQTVTLDPTKNGVDGKQVEIINSRIPRRDFIPNTPTSTQVSVTGRQQVNVVKNTISGEPMDRLIYQPSGCGEENMIHMTMSVIATTYLDKTNQWESMGIERRYEALEHIRTGYTNQLAYRKNDGSFAGYPDRPSSTWLTAYVAKVFAMAHNLVRVESSVICDAVNILIQKAQQPDGLFAEVGQVSHSEMTGNVLSIDEDASMTAFCLIAMQESRTICATTLNRLTDSIDKAVAYLEKRLPSLVNPYSVAMTSYALANENKLNRDILFKFGSPDLSHWPVPTGRRDTLEATAYALLALVKDKAFEEAQPVVRWFNRQQRVHGGYGSTQATLIVYQAVAEYWTTEKPDYYVNVDILLPGRSKPNKYYFNKETQFGTRTSKVNSINQDVKVTATGPGAATLTMVSLYYILPIERETNCQKFNLSVQLIPEKMDEAQSIYKLKIEVLYKDVRDATMSVLDIGLLTGFTVNTKDLDLLSRGRARTIAKYRLNPDESERGLLTIHLDKVSHTKPEEITFRIHQTLKVGVLQPAAVSVYEYYNHQDGNKTQCVKFYHPEKRDGQLLRLCRNDECTCAEENCSMQKKDNVDNSVRTAKVCETTLTSKIDFVYKVRLVEFRDGLSTDIYTVEVLEVIKEGSYDVGPQGKQRTFLGYSHCRVALDLRTGKTYLIMGTSKDIYKDEQSRLYQYVLGEKTWIEYWPTETECKTPKFNETCSGMDEMVEDFTKRGCRN, encoded by the exons CTCCAAT GAAGGTCATGTCTGCCCCCAACTTGTTGCGCGTTGGAACGACAGAAAACATCTTTGTGGAGTGTCAGGACTGCACAGATGACAGTGTTTTTGCTGTCGTAATCAGCGTAATGGACTATCCCAGCAAGTCCAAACGGCTGGCATTCACATCTGTTACCCTTAACAGTGGAAACGCATTTCAGGGATTTGGACAAATTCAG ATCCCAGATGAAGACTTCAGTAGGGACCCCAGCAGGAATCAATATGTTTACCTGCAAGCTCACTTTCCTGATGTAAAACTCGAGAAAATCGTCTTAGTGTCCTTCCACTATGGCTACATCTTCATACAGACAGACAAGACCCTGTACACACCCAACAGCAAAG TTCATTATAGGATGTTTGCATTGACACCGCGCATGGAGCCTGTGGAGAGGATTAACGGGACCCTCACTGACACTTCCATAGCCATTGAGTTTGTG actcCTGAAGGCATAACTTTGCCGTATGGTCCAGTCTCTTTGAAATCAGGGATCTACTCTGGATATTTCCAACTTTATGAAGTTGTCAG cactgGACTGTGGAAAGTGGTGGCGAGATTCCAAAGCAAACCACAGATGAGCTACTCTGCAGAGTTTGAGGTCAAAGACTATG TGCTGCCCAGTTTTGAGGTTAAACTGACAAGTCAGAGCTCTTTCTTCTACGTGGATGGCACAGACCTCACTGTCGACATCCGAGCTAC GTATCTGTTTGACGAAGCCGTGGATGGGACAGCCTACGGGTTGTTTGGGGTTGTGTATCAGGATGAAAAGATGACTTTTCCCAGCTCGCTTCAGAGAGTGACG ATTGAGAGAGGTGAAGGACAGGTCACACTGCAGcgacaacacatcacacaaacCTTTGAGAACATCCACGATCTGGTGGGGAGCTCCATATTTGTGGCAGTCAGTGTGCTGACAGACAGCGGTGAGAAAC GAAATgaaatggtggaggcagagctgaaAGGTATCCAGATTGTCACATCAGCTTACGCCATCAACTTCAAGAAAACGCCCAAATATTTCAAACCGGGAATGTCCTTTGATGTTGTG attGAAGTGGTGCACCCTGATGGCTCTCCGGCAAAAAGTGTTCCAGTGGTGGTTGTTCCAAATGAAGTCAAGGGCCTCACTGCAGCCAATGGCATGGCAAGGCTTTCTATTAATACGCCGGACAATCCTCAACCACTTACAATCACA GCAAAGACTGAGAACCCTCGTATTTCATCTGCAATGCAAGCAACAGCCAACATGACAGCTCTCCCATATACCTCTAAAAGCAACAGTTACATCTACATAG GTGTGGATGTAGCAGAAGTCCAACCAGGAGATAACATGAAAATTAACCTCGTCCTCAACAGGcaggaaaatgcagaaaatgacaTCACTTACCTG ATCCTGACCCGAGGTCAGCTGGTGAATTATGGGCGTTACAGGACAAAAGACCAAGTACTCATTTCCCTGATGATTCCCATTACCAAAGAAATGCTGCCATCATTCCGCATTGTGGCTTACTACCATCCTAGTGACAATGAAGTGGTGTCAGactctgtgtgggtggatgtAAAAGACTCCTGCATGGGTTCG CTGACAGTGGCACCATCAAACCCTTCTGCATCTCATGCGCCTCTCAGTACATTCAGCCTGAAAGTGACAGGAGATCCAGGGGCCACAGTGGGGCTGGTGGCTGTTGACAAAGGCGTCTACGTCCTCAACAACAAGTACCGTCTCACCCAGAAAAAG GTGTGGGATTTTGTAGAGAAACATGACACAGGCTGCACACCAGGTGGAGGGAAGGACAGTATGAGTGTCTTCTATGATGCCGGATTGCTGTTTGAGAGTAATATAGTGTCTGGCACTCCCTACAGACAAG AACTGAAATGTCCGGCAGCTCCCAGCAGGAGCAGACGAGCCACTGATATGATGAACATCACCACCAGCTTAT TTAGTCAATATAAAGACAAACTTCAACGTGACTGTTGTTTGGATGGCATGAGGGACACCCCCCTCTCATACACCTGTGAGAGGCGCAGTGAGTACATCTGGGACGGTGTAGCCTGCATCGAGGCCTTCCTGCACTGCTGCaaggagatggaaaagcagAGGGCTGAGAAGAAGCGGGAAGGCCTACAACTGGGACGCA GTGATGAGGATGACAACAGTTACGCGGACACCAATGATATAACTTCTCGCACTAAGTTCCCTGAAAGTTGGCTCTGGTCAGAAATCAAACTTCCTACGTGCCCACCAGAAACACCTGACTG CGACACAACAACCTTTCAGagaaatattccttttcccGACTCCATCACCACCTGGCAGTTCACAGGCATCAGTCTGTCAAGAACTCATG GAATCTGCGTTGCCGATCCATTAGAAATAATTGTCCGGAAAAATTTCTTTATTGACCTCAGACTGCCGTACACTGCTGTCCGCGGAGAGCAGATAGAAATTAAGGCAGTCCTCCACAACTACTACTCTGATCTTTTAACT GTGCGTGTGGATCTTATTGAGACGGAGCATCTGTGCAGTGCCGCTTCTAAGCGTGGGAAATACCGTCAGGAGGTTAAAATTGGAGCTCAGAGCACACGTGCTATACCCTTCATAATTATTCCCACAAGAGATGGACAATACCGCATCGAGGTCAAAGCAGCTGCTAAAGACTCCCTCAGTGCCATCAGTGATGGAATCATGAAGATGCTGCGGGTGGTG CCTGAAGGCTTACTGATCAAATCTTCTCAGACTGTAACTTTGGACCCCACTAAAAATGGAGTAG ACGGTAAACAAGTGGAAATCATCAACAGTAGAATTCCTCGTAGAGACTTTATCCCAAACACACCCACCAGCACACAGGTCTCTGTGACAG GAAGACAGCAGGTAAATGTGGTAAAGAACACTATCAGTGGGGAACCAATGGACAGACTGATCTACCAGCCTTCCGGCTGTGGAGAGGAGAACATGATCCACATGACCATGTCTGTCATTGCAACCACATATTTGGACAAAACCAACCAGTGGGAGAGCATGGGCATCGAGAGACGTTACGAAGCCCTCGAACACATAAGAACTG GATACACAAACCAACTGGCCTACCGTAAAAACGATGGGTCTTTTGCTGGATATCCAGATCGCCCAAGCAGCACCTG GCTGACAGCATATGTTGCCAAGGTGTTTGCAATGGCTCATAATCTAGTGAGAGTGGAAAGCTCGGTGATCTGCGATGCTGTCAACATTCTGATTCAAAAGGCACAACAACCTGATGGATTGTTTGCAGAAGTTGGACAAGTGTCCCATAGTGAGATGACT GGTAATGTCCTCAGCATAGATGAGGACGCCTCCATGACGGCCTTCTGCCTCATTGCCATGCAGGAGTCACGAACAATATGTGCCACTACGCTTAAT AGGCTGACAGACAGCATAGACAAGGCAGTGGCCTACCTGGAGAAGCGCCTGCCGAGCTTAGTCAACCCTTATTCTGTTGCCATGACTTCGTATGCCCTGgccaatgaaaacaaactgaaccGGGACATCCTCTTCAAGTTTGGTTCCCCAG aTTTATCCCACTGGCCTGTACCTACGGGACGCCGTGACACACTAGAGGCCACAGCTTATGCTCTTCTAGCTCTAGTCAAGGACAAG GCCTTTGAGGAAGCCCAACCTGTTGTCAGATGGTTCAACAGACAGCAGAGGGTGCATGGAGGCTATGGATCAACACAA GCCACCCTGATAGTGTATCAGGCTGTCGCAGAGTACTGGACCACTGAGAAACCAGATTATTATGTGAATGTGGACATCCTATTGCCGGGCAGGTCGAAGCCTAACAAGTACTACTTTAACAAGGAAACCCAGTTCGGCACAAGAACctccaaa gtCAATAGTATAAACCAAGATGTGAAGGTGACTGCCACAGGCCCAGGAGCAGCAACACTGACG ATGGTGTCGCTGTATTACATTCTGCCTATAGAGAGGGAAACTAACTGTCAGAAGTTTAACCTGTCGGTGCAGCTCATCCCAG AAAAGATGGATGAAGCCCAGAGTATATATAAGCTGAAGATAGAAGTGTT GTATAAGGACGTGCGTGATGCTACCATGTCAGTCTTGGATATTGGCTTGCTCACCGGCTTCACTGTTAACACAAAAGACCTGGACTTA TTGTCTAGAGGACGTGCCCGCACTATTGCAAAATACAGACTGAACCCCGATGAGTCAGAAAGAGGCTTGCTCACCATCCACCTGGACAAG GTTTCTCACACAAAACCAGAGGAGATCACTTTTAGGATCCATCAGACGCTGAAAGTGGGTGTCTTGCAACcagctgctgtgtctgtctATGAATACTACAACCATCAAGACGGCAACA aaacacaatgtgTGAAATTCTACCATccagagaagagagatggaCAGCTGCTGCGTCTCTGCAGAAATGATGAATGCACATGTGCTGAAG AGAACTGCAGTATGCAGAAGAAGGACAACGTAGACAATAGTGTGCGCACAGCCAAAGTTTGTGAGACTACACTGACCAGCAAAATAGATTTCG TGTACAAGGTGAGACTGGTGGAGTTTAGAGACGGCTTGTCCACTGACATTTACACAGTGGAGGTGCTGGAAGTCATCAAAGAAG GAAGTTATGATGTGGGTCCTCAGGGTAAACAGCGCACCTTCCTAGGTTATTCACACTGCAGAGTGGCTTTAGATCTAAGGACAGGGAAAACCTACCTCATCATGGGCACTTCCaaagatatatataaagatGAACAGAGTCGATT GTATCAGTATGTGCTCGGTGAGAAAACCTGGATCGAGTACTGGCCTACAGAAACGGAGTGTAAAACTCCGAAATTCAATGAGACCTGTTCGGGCATGGATGAAATGGTCGAAGACTTCACAAAGCGTGGGTGCCGGAATTag